One genomic region from Amaranthus tricolor cultivar Red isolate AtriRed21 chromosome 12, ASM2621246v1, whole genome shotgun sequence encodes:
- the LOC130828618 gene encoding uncharacterized protein LOC130828618 translates to MLAQNLTAAFSEQLRAVMNNTPTQQRVLEDMADQIKNLREQIEPHQEIPKSHESQDGNSRTSHSSRRNKKMRERSRTYPSLSKTDLRDGESKTASRDVRTFLESKKQKTSESVQSLVDKRREERKQAQATESSRRITMPRNEAGKTSLSGKLVPIISPLAPVILNTPNNGKIKIPNMAAFNGTSCPEEHLMAYKNLMLLYTNDPLLWCKFFPTTLTGVALTWYTSLPGGSIHNFAQLEEKFLGHFVASRRQQKSNFHLLSITQLEGESISSYLKKFHEAVLEAHDPKKRRSDKKDPIANQSSRNREEQALRREKKLPSTSSGAPVRYGASTIQTCVRHGRGNKDAEYTR, encoded by the exons atgctagcacagAACCTCACGGCTGCtttctctgaacaactccgcgccgtcatgaATAATACTCCTACTCAGCAACGAGTATTAGAAGATATGgcggatcaaataaaaaatttgcgGGAACAAATCGAACCCCATCAGGAGATACCGAAGTCTCATGAATCTCAGGATGGGAACTCAAGGACGTCCCACTCTAGTAGACGCAATAAGAAGATGCGGGAGAGATCTAGAACCTACCCGAGTCTCAGCAAAACAGATCTGCGAGATGGCgaatctaaaaccgcctctcgaGACGTTCGCACCTTCCTAGAAAGTAAGAAACAAAAGACGTCTGAAAGCGTCCAATCATTGGTGGataaaaggagggaagaaagaaagcaaGCCCAAGCCACGGAGTCTAGCCGCCGCATCACCATGCCGAGGAATGAGGCCGGCAAAACTAGCCTTTCTGGAAAACTTGTACCCATAATCTCTCCATTGGCCCCGGTGATACTAAATACCCCCAATAATGGGAAGATAAAGATTCCGAACATGGCGGCCTTCAATGGAACGTCCTGCCCGGAGGAACATCTGATGGCCTACAAAAACTTGATGTTGCTGTATACCAATGACCCGTTGTTGTGGTGCAAGTTCTTCCCGACTACTCTTACGGGAGTAGCACTGACATGGTATACCTCCCTTCCAGGAGGAAGTATACACAACTTCGCCCAACTGGAAGAGAAGTTCCTGGGCCACTTTGTAGCTTCCAGAAGGCAGCAGAAATCAAATTTCCATCTACTCAGCATCACGCAATTAGAAGGGGAGTCCATATCATCCTATCTAAAAAAGTTTCATGAGGCGGTGCTGGAG GCCCATGATCCTAAAAAACGGAGGTCTGATAAGAAGGACCCCATTGCCAATCAATCCTCGAGAAATAGAGAGGAACAAGCATTGAGGAGGGAAAAGAAACTACCCTCCACGTCGTCTGGAGCCCCCGTCAGATATGGGGCCTCCACGATCCAGACATGTGTACGTCACGGAAGGGGAAACAAGGACGCGGAGTATACTCGATAG
- the LOC130828842 gene encoding uncharacterized protein LOC130828842 — protein sequence MNRLKELNEDAYKYLVDGSIPERQWTLIHDGGHRYGVRTTNMSEAFNGVMKGARSLPITSLVRMTFYRVNEYFATRRDLGRSRLDSGHVYAKKPSDTIDKNAEKARFHDVRIYDTVRGIFEVTTGCGNRIAGKGGKSYMVDLTATSCTCQKPTIFKLPCSHVLAVCRARNISYDAFVDPSFRTTKYVSTYKKSFMPVPDMFTCDPWNGPTVVPDPSTKRAKGRPRSTRIRNEMDAPLKRPRNSCTFCGCSGHNKKTCPRRSTNDHGDAGPSSGG from the exons atgaatcgccttaaagagCTTAATGAGGACGCGTACAAGTACTTAGTGGACGGTTCTATTCCCGAGcgccaatggactttgattcatgacggtgggcatcgatatggagtgagaactacaaacatgtctgaAGCGTTCAACGGCGTTATGAAAGGGGCCAGGTCactcccaatcacttcattAGTTAGGATGACATTCTACCGGGTAAACGAATACTTTGCCACAAggagggatttagggagaaGCAGATTAGATAGTGGACATGTGTATGCGAAGAAACCAAGTGatacgattgataagaatgctgaaaaagcacgctttcatgatgttaggatatatgacacagtgcgtgggatattcgaggtcaccactggttgtggcaataggatagcaggaaaaggtggaaaatcctacatggttgacctcacagcaacatcatgcacatgtcagaaaccaaccatcttcaagttaccgtgctcacatgttcttgcagtatgtcgagctcgtaacatatcgtacgatgcttttgtggacccttcatttcgcactacaaaatacgtatcgACATATAAGAAGTCTTTCATGCCCGTTCCAGACATGTTTACTTGCGATCCTTGGAATGGtcctacagttgttccagatccctcaacgaagcgtgcaaagggtcgtccgcgatcaactcgtatacggaacgaaatggatgcaccgtTGAAGCGTCCTCGTAACTCGTGTACCTTTTGTGGATgtagtggtcataataagaaaacatgccctcgaaggtcaacaaa cgatcatggcgatgccgggcccagtagcggaggttga